ACGAAAGTCTGCAAACAAAGCCCCACCTAAGTTTCTGATGTTCGTAGGAGTTTGGATCCAACTGGAAGTTTTTTTATCAAATTGACCTAAGGTTTGTAATTCCCTGTATTGTTCTTCTGTGAGTAACTCGATACCCATTGCATTTGCCATATCGATTGCACAATTTTTGGGTTTATGTTCTTTTCTTGCATCTAAGGCTTTCCTGTCGTAACAGACGCTGCGACGATCCTTGGGAGTTTCTTCGCAACAATCGTAGAAGATATATTCCCCTGTTTTTTTATCGTATCCAATG
Above is a window of Leptospira perdikensis DNA encoding:
- a CDS encoding DUF4256 domain-containing protein translates to MSNTKKLSQKQSDELLQELKIRFEKNKSRHKDLDWAKVQSKLEANAQKLWSLSEMEKTGGEPDVIGYDKKTGEYIFYDCCEETPKDRRSVCYDRKALDARKEHKPKNCAIDMANAMGIELLTEEQYRELQTLGQFDKKTSSWIQTPTNIRNLGGALFADFRYGNVFIYHNGADSYYAVRGFRGSLRV